The genomic region CGGGCCTTGTCAGAGCAGACGGGCGCCGTGGTAGTATCGGTAGCCTACCGGCAGGCCCCGGAGTTTAAGTTTCCCACGGCTCACAACGACTCGTTTGCGGCCTACCGCTGGGTGCGCGACAACGCTACTACCCTCAACATTAACGCCCAACGCATTGCAGTGGCCGGTGAAAGCGCCGGTGGCAACCTTGCAGGGGCGGTGTGTCTAATGGCTCGTAGCGCCTCGGTGCCACTGCCCGTGCACCAACTGCTGGTGTACCCCATTGCCCGCTACGACATGAACACCACCTCCTATACGCAATACGCCAACGCCAAACCCCTAAGCAAGCCGCTAATGCAGTGGTTCTACGACAAATACCTGACAAGTTCTGCTGACGGTACCAACCCACTGATTTCACTGGTGAATGCTACCAACCTAGGCAGCCTACCCCCAGCTACGGTCATCAATGCTGAAATTGACCCGCTGCAAAGCGAAGGTCAAGAGTACGCCAGCAAGCTGAAAGCCGCCGGTGTATCCGTAACATCGAAGGTGTATGAGGGCGTGACGCACGAGTTCTTCGGTATGGCCACGGTAGTACCCGAGGCCCGCGAAGCGCAAGCCCTAGCTGCCTCAGAATTGAAAAAGAGCTTGCAGTAGCCTTTTGCTACTTCGATAGTAGCTTTTTATCAAAGCAACACGGCACGGCGTCTACAAGACACCGTGCCGTGTTGCTTTGATACAGGCTGATAGCGTGGAGCTGCGCTACAATAAGCGCCGTGGCGTTCTGTATCAGCTTACTGGCGGATGATGGCGCGGGGCTGTTCCCTATGTCATCAAGCCAAAAACCGTCTGTCATGCTGAGCTTGTCGAAGCATGACAGACGGTTTGCTTCTTATTGTTCAGGAATAAGCCTGATGTCCATAAGCAAGTAGGCCGTTACATTTGTTGTAGCAACTAGCCACTCGACAGGAAGGGCCAGAAGGCAATCTGCGCGCGCAGATTGCCTTCTGGCCCTTCCTGTCGGAGCTGCACCCGTATTCCTTTCTTGTTCTCGTATCCTGCTGGCGGCGCTTCCGGCAGTGTTTTCCGGCTGTTTCATGACCAATCAACGGTATTTCTTTCTCATCCTCATCCTGGGTGCCCTCACGGCTTTAGGGCCTTTCTCCATTGATATGTATCTGCCGGGATTTCCGGCTATTGCGCAAGATCTGCATACAAGTGTGTCGCAGGTAGCACTTTCGTTATCGAGCTTCTTCATCGGTATTTCGGCGGGGCAGCTTCTCTATGGCCCGCTGCTGGACCGGTTTGGGCGCAAAAAACCGCTCTATTTTGGGCTGGCGCTCTACGTAGTGGCCTCGCTGAGCTGCTTGGCGGTGCACCGTATTGAAACGCTCATTGCCTTGCGCTTCATCCAGGCCATTGGCAGTTGCTCGGCAGCCGTGGCGTCGGTAGCGATGGTGCGGGACTTATTTCCCGTGAAAGAAAACGCCAAGGTTTTTGCCCTGCTGATGCTGGTTTTGAGTGTTTCGCCGCTGTTAGCGCCTACCCTTGGCGGCTACGTGACGGCGGCCTACGGCTGGCAGGCCGTATTCCTGGCGCTGGGTGTGCTGGGTGGTCTGCTGTTGCTAGCCTCGTTCCTGTGGCTACCCAACGGCTATACGCCCGACACCACGCTCTCGCTACGGCCCCGGCCCATCCTCACCAACTTCTGGACCGTACTGCGTGAACCCCAGTTTGCCACGTACGCGCTGACCGGGGCCGTCTCGTTTAGCGGTCTGTTTGCCTACGTGTCGGGCTCTCCCTTGGTGTTCATGGACCTCTACCACGTAGAGGGGAAGGTATACGGGTGGATTTTCGCTTTTCTCTCTATCGGGCTTATCGGGGCCAGTCAGGTTAACAGCCTGCTGTTGCGCCGCTACCAGAGCGAGCAGATTGTGCTGGTTGCTCTGAGCTGTCAGTTGCTGACCACGGTGGTATTGCTAGGCCTAACTAGCGCGGGCGTATTGGGCTTGGGCGGCATGGTCGCTTTGCTATTCGTCTTTTTGAGCTGCCTGGGTTTCACCAGCCCCAACACGTCGGCTTTGTCCTTGGCCCCGTTCACGCGCCATGCAGGCAGTGCCGCTGCCCTGATGGGCGCCCTACAAATGGGCGCGGGTGCCCTCGCATCGCTGGGCGTGAGTCTGTTCGACGCTCGCTCTGCAGTCCCGATGGTGGCTCTCATGGCCGGTGCTTCTTTGCTGGCGCTGCTCCTACTACTGGTAGGCCGGCAGCGGGTGACGCACCTCGTGGCTGCTGCGCCCGGCGTGGGCGGAGCTATGCATTAACGGTGTAGTTTCATCGTGGGGTAGGAGGTCAGGTAGGAGTAAGGCTCTTTTGCCACTGAGCTGAGCCTACACGAATTCGCATGGAGTCAGGCCACACAGGGTCTTCAGGCGCTTGGCTTGGTTATAGTGTTGAGGTAGGCTGCTAGCGTTTATAAGGTTTCCCAACTTCGTTGATTACAGAAAAGGGCCATAACTGGACCCCGATTGGGCAAAACGACGCGAGTACGCGACCAGACTCTATTGGCTTATTTCGGCGTAAAACCCTAGCGGCGGTAGAAAAGCACATGGCTTGGCTGGCCGGGAACGGCGTCACTTCAAATCTACTAAGGCACCGTACACGCCATCGACTACCTGCGCCATGCGGTGAAAATCGAGTGTATCGATGGTATCGGAGGTCTGGTGATAGTTCGGGTTGCGCAAGAACGACGTGTCGTTGATCATGACGGCATCATGGCCGTAGCGCCAGTAGTTGCGGTGGTCGGAAAGCCCTGCCAGTGCCACAGACGCAGGCATATTGATGCGCTGCACATCCAGTGAGCCAGAATGGGCCTGCATTAATTGCTGCACTTGCTGGGTGAAACCCTCCTGCCCCTCCCGGCCTACCACTGTAATAAAGTTGCCGGTATTTGGATATAGCGCCGCCAGTGCTGGGTTCGGGAATTGCTGGGAGCCGGGCTCATCGCTAAAGTACCCGATCATCTCGTAGCAGATCATAGCCCGCACTACTGCACCCGCTTCCTGCAACGACTTGGCGTGCACGGCGCTGCCCATGTTATCGGTGGCGAAGTAGGGTGGCTCTTCTAGGCAATACGCTACCAGGTCGAGACGGTAGAGCAGGGCGGGGCGCTGCTCGTGCAGTAGGCGGGCGGTTTCGAGTAAGCCGGCCACGGCACTGGCGTTGTCGTCGGCACCGGGCTGGTCGCCGCACACGTCGTAGTGTGCCCCTACTACAATACGCGGGGCATCGGGCGGCCCGTAGGAGGCGATGATGTTGCGATATTCCCGGCCATCGACGCGGAATACCTGGTCCTGTGGCTGGCCGCCAGCTTGGTGTAGCGCCTCCCGAATGTAGTCGGCCGCTTGGTTGAGCGAAGCCAAGTTGCGGTAGTTGCGCGCCGGTTGCAGCTCGGTCAGGAACTGCACATCGGCATAGAGTCGGGTGTGATTAGCAGCCATAGGAAGGAGCGCGGGCGTAGTTGAGTATCAGATACTATACGAATAGCAAGGCTTTGCCTGCCTAAAAATCACTCTTTTATCTGGGTAGCTGAGCAGCACTTGAGCACCTAAATGCTTACTCCTACCCCAACAGCTCTAGAAGTAGCTGGTGCCCCTGCGGCCACAGCCCCAACCCCGATTCGGCGTTTAGATGCCCGAGCGCACCCATGTTTACAAACCGGCTACCCCAGGCTTCCGCAAACTGTTGGGCTCTAGCTAGGCTGACGTACTGATCATTGGTGCTGGCTACCACGATGCTAGGAAACGGTAGGCGCGCCAGTGGCATGGGCGCAAAGCCCACCACTTCGGGCGGAAAGTCGGGCCGGTCTACATCGGCGGGCGCTACGAATAGAACGCCTTGCAGTTGGTGGCGGGTGGTAGCGGCCCAGTGCGCCACCGTAGCGCAAGCCAGGCTGTGCGCCACCAGCACTACCTGCGGGCCGGCAGCAGCTATGGCAGCTTCCAAAGCTTGTACCCAATCGGTGCAAACGGGGTGGTCCCAATCGTGCTGCTGCACGCGCTGGTAACTGTACTGTTGCTCCCACTGTGTTTGCCAGTGCGCTGAGCCGGAGCCGCCTAGTCCAGGTGCGGTGAGGATGGTAGTGGGCATAAGGAAAAGGTTATCCTGCGAATGTAAGCGCTTGTTGCTGCGTATGCTACGCCAACGCGTAGCAAGGTAGCTGGCGCGAGTTTAGCGCAGCATAACTCGTACTGCCGATGCTGGGAGGCACAGCCTCCCAGCTAGGCTGTGTGGACATCTAGCGCATCCAATCGAGGGCAGCGAGCAAGTGGGCCACGGCTAAAAAGGAGGTAGCCGTTTTCTCGTAACGGGTCGCAAAGCCGCGGGCTTCTTTGAGGCGGCCGAAGAAGCGCTCCACCTTGTTGCGGTCGGCGTATAGGTTTTCGTCATAGGCGCGTTGGTCGAGGCGGTTGGCTTTGGGCGGGATGACGGCTTCGATTTCGCCTTGGGCCAACGTCTTGAGCACGTGATTGGTATCATACGCCTTGCCGGCGACTACCGCGCCGGGTTGTTGCGGTAAGGCCGCCAACAGGCCGGGCAATTGGGGGCGGTCGGCGGCTTCGCCCGGCGTCAGGGCCAAGTGCAGGCAATTGCCTAATGCGTCCACCACCGCATGCACTTTGGTGCCGAAACCACCGCGCGAGCGGCCGAGGGCTTCGTTGGCCGGCGTGCTTTTTTTTGTCCGGCCGCCGCTTTGTGCGCCTTGGCCGTGGTCGAGTCGACCAGCACCCAGGCATAATCCGGTTCCTGCACGGCCTGAAACAACGCGGCCCACACGCCCGCATGTGCCCAGCGGCGGAAACGCCGCGCCACGGTGTTCCATGGACCGAACCGCTCGGGCAAGTCGCGCCACGCCACGCCCGTGCGCACCCGGTACAGCACGGCGTTGACGAACAGGCGGTTATCGCGCCCTGTGCCCAGCCGGCCGAGGGCGTGTGGTTCGACCATTTTCCATTCGCGTTCGGTTAATTCATGACGGCGCATGGCGTAAAAATACTCTCCTTGCTGTCCACACACTCTAGAACGATGACGTTTGAATAGCACGGTTCCGCGTCGCCGCTGCGCGGCAGATGAGGTGCAAGCTCATCGTTAGTACTGAGTGCGAGTTACCGTAACTTCCACCATGGTTTCTTCAAACCTGGGTTCTGCTGGTCGACTTCCTCTATTAGTCCCAAGTCGCCGTTTTCAGGAAGTAATATAGGTCCTTCGAAACTAGGGTCATAAAAGCCAACTTGATATTTTCGAGCCAGTCGGTGAGCCGTCTCGTGCGCTTCCTTTGCCAATGACCAGCTAAAGGCGGCATAGATTACTACACGGCCAATGCTGTAGTCTGTTTCGTAATCACTCTTGTGGCCATCGGTCGTGTTAGGACCGTTCATATCAGGAAATGTTTGCTCCATTTCCATTAACCAGGCCCGAAGTTCATGAGTGGTAATAGCTGGGTCACTGTATATGTGCTCCTCTTTCCATTCTGTTTGGGCATCATACCATCCCATAAATTCAGTCCGCGTTTTTGGGGCGGCCTCCTTGCTGAAAACTAGTAGGTCGTAGCTCATGCTAGTTAACTTTATCTATACTACTACCATTCCAAATAGCATATCCTCCTTCCGTCTGCGCAATAATGAGCGTACCGTCTTCATCTACAGGCAATCCGTCTGAGAGTTGCCAAGGTTCATTGCCATCTTCTGATGTACCTGAAATTCTAAACCAAGATCCATCTTCAAAATATACCTCCAAGTCTGACGCAGCAGTACAAGTCGCGTCAACTACCATCTTCAAATTTACCCGGTTCATTCCTATGAGCAAATACTCATTGGAATCAGTACACGGTCCGTGTTCAGGATGAAATAGGATGGGCGAATCAAAACATAACACCATATCATTTCCATGTTCATTACGAAAATGAACAAGAGGCATCTGATGCATAATCCCAAAGCTCTCCACACTGGTATTCAATAATAACTTTCTAACTAATCTATTCGCAGTTGCATTAACTGCCTCTTCATGAAGCGCCATTTTATTATCTAATTATTTAAGCAAAACATTGCGCATACAAAATACTATATAGCGCCCGTTTTCTATACCTTACCTCCTCTATCTCAACTATACCCGATAATGCCCCGCCTACCCCGTCTGCCGCTGCTGTGGCTGCTACTATTCCTGTGCGCTTGCACAAAAACCACCTCCACTACCGACCCCAACGGCGAGGAAATCGATCCCTATCAGAACCTGATATTTGAGTTCGACCAGGCGATGGTAGGCCCCGAACAGCAGGACCATTGGGATACCACGCAGGTAGTGACCTTTGAACCAGCCGTGCGGGGCAAGTTTAAGTGGGCTAACGACCGGGAGTTGATTTTCTCCCCTCTCACACCCTTTCGGCCCAGCACTACCTTCCGGGCTACGCTGCGGCCGCAGGCCCTACCCGCCGACAAGCGCGACGTAGAGCTACCAGAAAACCGCCGCGTATTTCACACACCCTACCTCCAGCCGGGCACGGTGCAGGCCTTTTGGGGCCGCTCGCGGCGGGCGGCGGGCACTGCCGAACTGCGCTTAGATGTGCCGTTCAACTACGCCGTGCGCTCCGCCGATGTGCGCCCGCTGCTGCGCCTCACGCAGGACGGGCAGCCAGTGGCCTTCGAGGTGCTGAATACTGAGCCCGACCAAACTATACAGCTTGGCCTCACGCAGGACGTGCGGCCCGGCTCCCCGCTCACGGTAGCGCTGGCGGCCGGTCTGCGCGCCGCTGGCGGCGACCAGCCTACCACGCAGGATTTCACCCTACCCGTAGACGTGCCCGATCCGCAGGCCCTGGCTGTGAGCAGCGTATCGGGCACGGTGCAGGGCACCGACCCGGTGGTGACGGTGCGCACCAACCAGCCCGTAGCCGAAGGCGACCTGACCAGCACGGTGGCTGTGTCGCCGCAGGTGCCGTTTGCGGTGGAAACGCAGGAAGGCGGCTTCACGCTGAAGGGCGGTTTTGAGGTCGGAAAAAGCTACCAAGTGCGTATTGGCAGCGGCTTGCGCGGGACATTGGGCGGACAGCTAGACGAGGACGTGACCCAAACCGTAAGCTTCGGCGACGAGCGGCCGACCATCAGCTTCGCCAGTGGTGAGAAAGCCATGTACCTCGACGCGCTGGGTGCCCGCAACCTGGGCGTGCGCATCAACGAGGTAGCGCAAGTAAAGGTGACCATTGCAAAAGTCTACGCCAACAATTTGCAGCAACTATTGCGGAGCGGCACCCAATACGGCTACCCCGAGTACGACCCCGATTCTGAAGAAGACAACACGGACGACAACGGCGAGTACATCGACCGTTCGTTTCAGTACTACGACGTAGAGAACCTGGGCAATGTGCTGTCGGAGCGCACTTATACGGTAGCTGGGCTGCCTAAGCAACAGGGCCTGCGCCTACTCAACCTCAGCCTGAAAGAGCTAGAGTTTACCGACGACCTGAAAGGCCTTTATATCATCAAGATACAGGACACTGAGCGGCAGTGGCTGCAAGTGAGCAAGCTGGTAGCCGTGACGGACATCGGCCTGATTGTGAAGCAGGGCGCGGCGGGTAGCACGCTGGTATTTGCCAACTCCATCCGCGACGCGAAACCGCTGTCGGGCGTGTCGGTGCGCTTCGTGAGTAGCAACAACCAGGTGATGGGCACCGGCACCACCAACGCTGACGGCGTGGCAAAATTCGATAGCACAACCGCGACTAGCCGGTTCCGGCTGGGTATGGTGATGGCGCAGCGCCAATCGGATTTTACGTTTCTGGACCTGAGCCGCAGCCGCGTGGAAACGTCGCGGTTTGAGGTAGGCGGCTTGCAACGCAACGCGGCCCGCTACCAGGCTTTCCTGTACGGCGACCGGGACCTGTACCGCCCCGGCGACACCATCCGCACGAACACCATCATCCGCACCGAGAACTGGCAAGCGCCGCCTAAAAATCTACCTGTCAAGATTCGCTTGCTCCTACCCACGGGTAAGGAATACGCCAGCTTGCGCAAGCAACTGTCGGCGGCGGGGGCGTTTGAGGCGCAGTTTATCCTGCCGCCCAGCATCATGACCGGCCTCTATACGTTGGAAGTCCTCACCGGCAACGATGTGCTGCTGACCTCACGCCAACTCAGCGTAGAGGAGTTCATTCCCGATAGACTGAAGGTGACGGTGAAAGCCTCGCGGGCCGTCGTGAAGCCGGGCCAGCCGGTTTCGGCCCAGATTATGGCCCAAAACCTGTTCGGTCCGCCCGCCGCCGACCGCAAGTTTGAGGTGGAGTTTTCGCTGAAAGAGAAACCCTTCACCCCCAAAAACTACCCCGACTATACTTTCGCCATCAACAGCGGCGAGAAGCGGCGCGGCAACTACGGCTACCAGGAGCAAACGCCGATTTCGGCCCGCTTCGAGAAGACGTTGCGCGAAGGCACCACCGACGCCGACGGCCGCGGTACTGCCACCTACCAAGTGCCCGATTACACTGACCTGGGCACGCTGGAAGGTGCGGCCTTCGCTACAGTATTCGACGAAACCGGCCGCCCGGTGAACCGTCTGGCTACGTTCGAGGTGCAGACGCAGCCAGTGCTGTTCGGTATTCGGGCGTTGCCGGAGCTGGTGAGCACCCGCGAAAAGGTGCCGGTGCAGGTGGTGGCTCTCACGCCCGCCGGTCAGCCCACCAGCGCTCCGGCGCGGGTGCAGGTGGTGCGCCTACTCTGGGAAACCGTGATTGAGCGCCAGGGCGGCCGCTACATCTACAACTCGCAGAAGCGCGAGCAAGTGGTATCTAGTCAGCAGGTTACTGTGGGCGCGGGTGGCGGCGCGGCGGTGCAGTTTGCGCCTACCTACTCCGGCGAGTACGAAATCAGGGTAGCGCGGCCGGGCGCGGTTACCTACGTGGCTCAGCAGGTGTACGCCTACGGCTACGGCGACACGCAGGCCAACAGCTTCGAGGTGAACAACGAGGGCGAGGTAACTATCGAACCCGACAAAGCGAAATACGCACCCGGCGAAACGGCCCACCTGCTGCTGAAAACACCCTTCCCCGGCCGCGTGCTCGTGACGGTGGAGCGGGACCGGGTGCTGAACAGCTTCTACGTGACTACCGACGAGAAATCGGCGAAGGTAGACGTGCCGATTCGCGCCGGGCACGTGCCCAACGTGTATGTGACGGCCACAGCTATCCGCGAGATTTGCGACAACCGCCTACCTCTTACGGTGGCCCGCGGCTTCATGCCATTGCTCGTGGAGAGGCCTAATTCGAAGCTGACCGTCAGCATCAAAGCGCCCGCGCAGAGTCGTTCCCAAACCTTCCAGACCATCGAGGTGAGCACCGCGCCCAAGGCCCAGGTAACGCTGGCCGTGGTGGACGAGGGCATTTTGCAGATGAAGGACTACCGTACGCCCGACCCGCACGGCTACTTCTACCAAAAACGCGCCCTGGAAGTGCAGGCCTACGATGTGTATCCCTTCCTGCTCCCCGAACTCGGCACCAGCAGCAGCGGCGGCGACGCCGCCGACCTCTCCCGCCGCACCACGCCCGTACCCTCGCGCCGCGTGAAGCTCCTCGCCAAATGGAGCGGCGTGCTTACAGCCGATGCCAGCGGAAAAGTGCGCTACCGCGTACGGATTCCGCAGTTTTCGGGAGCCGTGCGCGTCATGGCCGTGGCCTACAAAGACGACGCATTCGGCGCGGCCGAGCACACCATGCGCGTCGCCGACCCGGTGGTCATCAGCACTGCCCTACCCCGCTTCCTCAGCCCCGGCGACACGATTGACGTGCCCGTGACGCTGACGAATACGACAGGGAAAAGTACCGGTGTTTCGGAAGTTAAGATAGAAACGACAGGACCAGTTCTTCCGATTCGGCCAACTCGAACAAGCGACGCTATGACCGATTATTTGCGTTTTGTCGAGCTACAGCCGAATCAGGAAAGGCAAGTAGTATTCAAGGTTGTAGCCGGTTCTGGTTATGACCCTAAACTAGTTTTCGCCAAAGATGCTATAGGTAATGCTACAGTGAAAGTTACTGTTACTCCCGGAAAAGGAGGGGGAAGCTTCACCGAAACCATCGAACTCCCCGTCCGGCCGGCCTCACCCTTGCAGAAGCGCAACGGTTCCGGCGAAGTAGCGGGCGGCGTGACGCAGCCGCTGAAGCTGCAAACGGATTTCATTCCGTCTTCGCTGCGGAGCCAGCTGGTGGTGAGCCGCTCGCCAATGACGGTGTTTGCCAAGGACTTGCGCTACCTGTTGCAGTATCCGTACGGATGCTTAGAGCAAACCGTGTCGGCGGCTTTCCCGCAACTGTATTATGGTGATTTGGCGGCCACGCTGGGGCAGCAAACCGGCAAGGCCGTGAAGACGAGTCCGTATAACCCCAACTACCACGTGCAGGAGGCCATCCGCAAGGTAGAGGCCCAGCAGATGTACAATGGCAGCCTCAGCTACTGGCCCGGCGGCGACTACGACAACTGGTGGGCCACGGCCTACGCTGCTCACTTCCTACTCGAAGCCCAGCAAGCTGGCTTCCAAGTCAACAAAACCGTGCTCGACCGGGTGCTTCGCTACCTACAAGCGCGGGTGCGCAAGCGTGAAACCGATACCTACAACATCATTCAAACGGGAGGAGCCATCCAGCCCGTCACGCGGGCTAAGCGCGAAACTGCCTACTCGCTCTACGTGCTGGCCCTGGCCGGTCAGCCCGACGCAGTGGCGCTGAACTATTACAAAGCCAACCGCGCCCTGCTCACTGAGGATGCACGCTGGGTGCTGGCCTGCACCTTTGCCGTGGCCGGCAACCAGCGCAGCTTCCAGCAGCTCCTACCCGCCCGCTTCGCCCCCAAGACCACCGACGTGCGTGAGCTATCCGGCTCGTTCTCCTCGCCCATCCGCGACGAGGCGCTGGTACTCAACGCCCTCCTCGCCGCCGACGCCGACCACCCACAGGTTGCCCCGCTGGCCCGGCAACTCAGCCGGCAGGTGCAGCAAGCGAGTTGGCTGAACACGCAGGAACGGGCGTTTTCCCTGCTCGCGCTGGGCAAGCTGGCGCGCCGTAACGCCGCCAGCACCGTTACGGCTGCACTGCTGGCCGATAGTAAGGTGGTAGGGCAGTTCTCGGGTAAGGATGTGTCGGTGACGAACGTGGCCAACCGCCCGCTGATGCTGCGCACGCAGGGTAGCGGCAAGCTGTACTACTTCTGGGAGATGGAGGGCATCTCGCCCACCGGCCGCGTGCCCGAGGAAGACCAGTACCTGCGCATCCGCCGCGAGTTCCTGGACCGTAACGGGCAGTTTTTCGCTACCACTTCCTTCAAACAAAACGACCTAGTGGTAGTCCGCCTGACGCTACAAGCCGCCGAAACGGCTGGCGAGGTAGAGAACGTAGCCGTTACAGACTTGCTGCCCGCCGGCCTGG from Hymenobacter aerilatus harbors:
- a CDS encoding alpha/beta hydrolase; protein product: MNNHLSSLATARTWSRRVVSALFLAGVLAGATSCNDDSDSDSTSIKLAGPKPEWGPTIHPEMQTVIEKLDQLSGGVPLNTLTPQQARMAPSATDAVMAVMRDYNIPAPVPQVDTTGQRIPVSGGTIRVRIYRPKNATGNLPAIVYYHGGGWVIANLNTYDPSARALSEQTGAVVVSVAYRQAPEFKFPTAHNDSFAAYRWVRDNATTLNINAQRIAVAGESAGGNLAGAVCLMARSASVPLPVHQLLVYPIARYDMNTTSYTQYANAKPLSKPLMQWFYDKYLTSSADGTNPLISLVNATNLGSLPPATVINAEIDPLQSEGQEYASKLKAAGVSVTSKVYEGVTHEFFGMATVVPEAREAQALAASELKKSLQ
- a CDS encoding multidrug effflux MFS transporter; amino-acid sequence: MTNQRYFFLILILGALTALGPFSIDMYLPGFPAIAQDLHTSVSQVALSLSSFFIGISAGQLLYGPLLDRFGRKKPLYFGLALYVVASLSCLAVHRIETLIALRFIQAIGSCSAAVASVAMVRDLFPVKENAKVFALLMLVLSVSPLLAPTLGGYVTAAYGWQAVFLALGVLGGLLLLASFLWLPNGYTPDTTLSLRPRPILTNFWTVLREPQFATYALTGAVSFSGLFAYVSGSPLVFMDLYHVEGKVYGWIFAFLSIGLIGASQVNSLLLRRYQSEQIVLVALSCQLLTTVVLLGLTSAGVLGLGGMVALLFVFLSCLGFTSPNTSALSLAPFTRHAGSAAALMGALQMGAGALASLGVSLFDARSAVPMVALMAGASLLALLLLLVGRQRVTHLVAAAPGVGGAMH
- a CDS encoding M28 family peptidase, which produces MAANHTRLYADVQFLTELQPARNYRNLASLNQAADYIREALHQAGGQPQDQVFRVDGREYRNIIASYGPPDAPRIVVGAHYDVCGDQPGADDNASAVAGLLETARLLHEQRPALLYRLDLVAYCLEEPPYFATDNMGSAVHAKSLQEAGAVVRAMICYEMIGYFSDEPGSQQFPNPALAALYPNTGNFITVVGREGQEGFTQQVQQLMQAHSGSLDVQRINMPASVALAGLSDHRNYWRYGHDAVMINDTSFLRNPNYHQTSDTIDTLDFHRMAQVVDGVYGALVDLK
- a CDS encoding RBBP9/YdeN family alpha/beta hydrolase, with product MPTTILTAPGLGGSGSAHWQTQWEQQYSYQRVQQHDWDHPVCTDWVQALEAAIAAAGPQVVLVAHSLACATVAHWAATTRHQLQGVLFVAPADVDRPDFPPEVVGFAPMPLARLPFPSIVVASTNDQYVSLARAQQFAEAWGSRFVNMGALGHLNAESGLGLWPQGHQLLLELLG
- a CDS encoding alpha-2-macroglobulin family protein, translated to MPRLPRLPLLWLLLFLCACTKTTSTTDPNGEEIDPYQNLIFEFDQAMVGPEQQDHWDTTQVVTFEPAVRGKFKWANDRELIFSPLTPFRPSTTFRATLRPQALPADKRDVELPENRRVFHTPYLQPGTVQAFWGRSRRAAGTAELRLDVPFNYAVRSADVRPLLRLTQDGQPVAFEVLNTEPDQTIQLGLTQDVRPGSPLTVALAAGLRAAGGDQPTTQDFTLPVDVPDPQALAVSSVSGTVQGTDPVVTVRTNQPVAEGDLTSTVAVSPQVPFAVETQEGGFTLKGGFEVGKSYQVRIGSGLRGTLGGQLDEDVTQTVSFGDERPTISFASGEKAMYLDALGARNLGVRINEVAQVKVTIAKVYANNLQQLLRSGTQYGYPEYDPDSEEDNTDDNGEYIDRSFQYYDVENLGNVLSERTYTVAGLPKQQGLRLLNLSLKELEFTDDLKGLYIIKIQDTERQWLQVSKLVAVTDIGLIVKQGAAGSTLVFANSIRDAKPLSGVSVRFVSSNNQVMGTGTTNADGVAKFDSTTATSRFRLGMVMAQRQSDFTFLDLSRSRVETSRFEVGGLQRNAARYQAFLYGDRDLYRPGDTIRTNTIIRTENWQAPPKNLPVKIRLLLPTGKEYASLRKQLSAAGAFEAQFILPPSIMTGLYTLEVLTGNDVLLTSRQLSVEEFIPDRLKVTVKASRAVVKPGQPVSAQIMAQNLFGPPAADRKFEVEFSLKEKPFTPKNYPDYTFAINSGEKRRGNYGYQEQTPISARFEKTLREGTTDADGRGTATYQVPDYTDLGTLEGAAFATVFDETGRPVNRLATFEVQTQPVLFGIRALPELVSTREKVPVQVVALTPAGQPTSAPARVQVVRLLWETVIERQGGRYIYNSQKREQVVSSQQVTVGAGGGAAVQFAPTYSGEYEIRVARPGAVTYVAQQVYAYGYGDTQANSFEVNNEGEVTIEPDKAKYAPGETAHLLLKTPFPGRVLVTVERDRVLNSFYVTTDEKSAKVDVPIRAGHVPNVYVTATAIREICDNRLPLTVARGFMPLLVERPNSKLTVSIKAPAQSRSQTFQTIEVSTAPKAQVTLAVVDEGILQMKDYRTPDPHGYFYQKRALEVQAYDVYPFLLPELGTSSSGGDAADLSRRTTPVPSRRVKLLAKWSGVLTADASGKVRYRVRIPQFSGAVRVMAVAYKDDAFGAAEHTMRVADPVVISTALPRFLSPGDTIDVPVTLTNTTGKSTGVSEVKIETTGPVLPIRPTRTSDAMTDYLRFVELQPNQERQVVFKVVAGSGYDPKLVFAKDAIGNATVKVTVTPGKGGGSFTETIELPVRPASPLQKRNGSGEVAGGVTQPLKLQTDFIPSSLRSQLVVSRSPMTVFAKDLRYLLQYPYGCLEQTVSAAFPQLYYGDLAATLGQQTGKAVKTSPYNPNYHVQEAIRKVEAQQMYNGSLSYWPGGDYDNWWATAYAAHFLLEAQQAGFQVNKTVLDRVLRYLQARVRKRETDTYNIIQTGGAIQPVTRAKRETAYSLYVLALAGQPDAVALNYYKANRALLTEDARWVLACTFAVAGNQRSFQQLLPARFAPKTTDVRELSGSFSSPIRDEALVLNALLAADADHPQVAPLARQLSRQVQQASWLNTQERAFSLLALGKLARRNAASTVTAALLADSKVVGQFSGKDVSVTNVANRPLMLRTQGSGKLYYFWEMEGISPTGRVPEEDQYLRIRREFLDRNGQFFATTSFKQNDLVVVRLTLQAAETAGEVENVAVTDLLPAGLEIENPRIGTVRDLAWVKDAAQPDYLDVRDDRLNLFTTATAQPKVFYYLARAVSKGTFKLGPVSADAMYNAAYHSYSGAGVVRVR